One Mycobacteroides abscessus ATCC 19977 genomic window carries:
- a CDS encoding alanine racemase yields the protein MAKTLEHKNIQPAVRSKDIFMTTLLERTFHRNPGMLAAAVELHQSGALPAATQLIDLDMIARNARLTAEAAATHGLRVFAMTKQNGLNPFMTRVLLDAGIPSTCAVETLQAHRIHRYGFPLGNVGHIQNIPAAQVPAVVAMRPEFITVYTHQAAQRVSDAARELGIRQRVYVRVTNQAVTGSAIVGADDGAFAGLVGGWTEDSCVEGVRALLDLPGIEIAGLTQFSAISYGETGDPSAIRPTDAFFTMLRGKELLEKRLGLEDLHLNVGGNANVGTFPTLASYGVTEVEPGVSLAGSGGFHAKQDMAEGPAQVVVTEVSHYWGDNVYTPGGVFSFVSDLYDPEPMWAAVGHDLDTARRTRIPYLYNQMVDAHGVFGGADPMPAIGDTVLVVHHPQAFVERGYTAAVSGISSGAPSLEGIFDSACNQLGPDFNVLPLDDTLEHLAVLSAKYRGGR from the coding sequence ATGGCGAAAACCCTTGAGCACAAGAATATTCAGCCCGCCGTGCGATCGAAGGATATCTTCATGACTACGTTGCTTGAGCGTACTTTCCACCGCAACCCCGGCATGTTGGCCGCCGCCGTCGAGTTGCATCAATCCGGCGCGCTGCCGGCGGCTACTCAGCTGATCGATCTGGACATGATTGCCCGCAACGCGCGGTTGACCGCAGAAGCCGCGGCCACGCACGGTCTGCGTGTATTTGCCATGACAAAACAAAATGGGTTGAACCCCTTCATGACTCGCGTACTCCTGGATGCGGGAATTCCGTCCACATGCGCGGTCGAGACGTTGCAGGCGCATAGGATCCATCGCTACGGTTTCCCGCTCGGCAACGTCGGGCACATTCAGAACATTCCGGCGGCCCAAGTTCCCGCCGTGGTGGCAATGCGGCCGGAATTCATTACCGTGTATACACACCAGGCAGCGCAACGCGTTTCCGATGCGGCGCGTGAACTGGGTATACGCCAACGTGTCTATGTGCGCGTCACCAATCAGGCTGTTACCGGCAGTGCCATCGTGGGGGCGGATGATGGCGCGTTCGCGGGACTGGTGGGAGGCTGGACGGAAGACTCCTGTGTCGAGGGTGTGCGTGCTCTGCTGGATCTGCCAGGAATCGAGATCGCCGGCCTCACACAGTTCTCGGCGATAAGTTATGGCGAGACCGGTGACCCGTCCGCCATCAGGCCGACTGACGCGTTCTTTACCATGCTGCGAGGTAAGGAGCTCCTGGAAAAGCGACTGGGGCTTGAGGACTTGCACCTCAACGTCGGGGGAAATGCAAATGTGGGTACCTTTCCGACCTTGGCCAGCTACGGTGTCACCGAGGTGGAGCCCGGTGTGTCGTTGGCGGGCTCTGGTGGCTTCCATGCCAAGCAAGACATGGCGGAAGGCCCTGCCCAGGTTGTCGTCACCGAGGTAAGTCATTACTGGGGTGACAACGTGTACACCCCCGGTGGAGTGTTCAGCTTTGTATCGGATCTGTATGACCCCGAGCCCATGTGGGCGGCAGTGGGCCACGACCTGGACACTGCCCGGCGGACCAGGATCCCGTACCTCTATAACCAGATGGTCGACGCGCACGGCGTGTTCGGCGGAGCCGATCCCATGCCCGCGATCGGTGACACGGTGCTCGTGGTGCACCACCCACAGGCGTTTGTGGAGCGTGGATACACCGCTGCCGTCAGTGGCATATCCAGTGGTGCACCGAGTCTCGAAGGCATCTTCGATTCGGCCTGCAACCAGCTCGGGCCGGATTTCAACGTGCTTCCCTTGGACGACACACTCGAACATCTTGCGGTGCTGTCGGCAAAGTACCGCGGCGGCCGTTGA